The following are encoded together in the Ovis canadensis isolate MfBH-ARS-UI-01 breed Bighorn chromosome 2, ARS-UI_OviCan_v2, whole genome shotgun sequence genome:
- the IZUMO3 gene encoding izumo sperm-egg fusion protein 3 isoform X2, translating into MGDLWLLLLLPLSLAAFHGVKGCLECDPKFIEEVKSLLGKLVPPEVPGRTHMLERQMEEMIRLSFKVSHRDKMLRVLAVQKVVDLRTWLKIKLDKLSKETWKGVFILQGRLLDIRKNLDSKLEKLLKKFSEVVVTEGPILDCWTCLRITSRCFKGEYCEEDDPKKAESREIGLFLILLAEGVILGGVLLLFHFCISHRRKMKAIRRSLKKYLEKKLEELMGVKDEKEKDLRGRE; encoded by the exons ATGGGAGACCTGTGGCTGCTCCTGCTCCTGCCCCTGTCCCTGGCAGCCTTCCATGGGGTCAAAGGCTGTTTGGAATGTGACCCCAAATTCATCGAGGAAGTTAAATCCTTGCTTGGAAAGCTGGTACCCCCAGAAGTCCCTGGCCGAACTCATATGCTTGAACGGCAGATGGAGGAGATGATCCGTTTAAGCTTCAAGGTCTCCCACAGGGACAAGATGCTTCGGGTGTTGG CTGTTCAAAAGGTTGTCGATTTGAGAACATGGCTGAAGATCAAACTTGATAAACTGAgcaaggaaacatggaaag GTGTTTTTATCCTTCAAGGCAGGCTTCTCGATATCCGCAAAAACCTGGACTCCAAACTGGAAAAACTATTAAAGAAATTCTCTGAAGTTG TTGTGACTGAAGGTCCTATCCTGGATTGTTGGACATGTCTTCGCATCACCTCTCGATGTTTCAAAGGAGAATATTGTGAAG AGGATGAtccaaagaaggctgagagtcgAGAAATTGGACTATTTCTGATACTATTAGCAGAAGGTGTAATACTGGGAGGTGTTTTGCTACT attccatttTTGCATCTCTCATCGGAGAAAAATGAAGGCAATACGAAGGTCATTAAAGAAATACTTGGAGAAGAAACTTGAAGAATTAATGGGGGTAAAGGATGAGAAGGAGAAAGATCTCAGAGGCAGAGAATAA
- the IZUMO3 gene encoding izumo sperm-egg fusion protein 3 isoform X1 gives MGDLWLLLLLPLSLAAFHGVKGCLECDPKFIEEVKSLLGKLVPPEVPGRTHMLERQMEEMIRLSFKVSHRDKMLRVLAVQKVVDLRTWLKIKLDKLSKETWKGVFILQGRLLDIRKNLDSKLEKLLKKFSEVACSEDCVVTEGPILDCWTCLRITSRCFKGEYCEEDDPKKAESREIGLFLILLAEGVILGGVLLLFHFCISHRRKMKAIRRSLKKYLEKKLEELMGVKDEKEKDLRGRE, from the exons ATGGGAGACCTGTGGCTGCTCCTGCTCCTGCCCCTGTCCCTGGCAGCCTTCCATGGGGTCAAAGGCTGTTTGGAATGTGACCCCAAATTCATCGAGGAAGTTAAATCCTTGCTTGGAAAGCTGGTACCCCCAGAAGTCCCTGGCCGAACTCATATGCTTGAACGGCAGATGGAGGAGATGATCCGTTTAAGCTTCAAGGTCTCCCACAGGGACAAGATGCTTCGGGTGTTGG CTGTTCAAAAGGTTGTCGATTTGAGAACATGGCTGAAGATCAAACTTGATAAACTGAgcaaggaaacatggaaag GTGTTTTTATCCTTCAAGGCAGGCTTCTCGATATCCGCAAAAACCTGGACTCCAAACTGGAAAAACTATTAAAGAAATTCTCTGAAGTTG CTTGTTCTGAAGATTGTG TTGTGACTGAAGGTCCTATCCTGGATTGTTGGACATGTCTTCGCATCACCTCTCGATGTTTCAAAGGAGAATATTGTGAAG AGGATGAtccaaagaaggctgagagtcgAGAAATTGGACTATTTCTGATACTATTAGCAGAAGGTGTAATACTGGGAGGTGTTTTGCTACT attccatttTTGCATCTCTCATCGGAGAAAAATGAAGGCAATACGAAGGTCATTAAAGAAATACTTGGAGAAGAAACTTGAAGAATTAATGGGGGTAAAGGATGAGAAGGAGAAAGATCTCAGAGGCAGAGAATAA